Within the Candidatus Neomarinimicrobiota bacterium genome, the region AGAACCGGTGTTCATGACCCTTTTTGATGTCCGGTTCAGGGGTTCCTTTTACGCTTCACGGGGATTTCAGTTAGAATATGAACCGGAGGCCCTCACTTTTGACTCCACCGAATCCAGGCTTAATGATTTGTCGGGCAGGTGGAAAAGGTCTCTGGGCGCCCTGGATGTGAATATTATTCGCTATAACTGGCCGTATCTTTTCCTGAAACAGAATTCCCTGGATATCCTCACGGGAATCGGCATTCGCGAGACACGGGCTGTCATCCCTGCGAACCTGAATCCCGGCTGGCCCAACCGGATTGCCTATGGGCAGCCTTTCAAATTCAATCCCCGCGTCCGTGAAATCTATATCTCCCAGACAGTGTATTATCAGCCCTTTACCTGGCTGCTTCTGCATGGTGAATTTACATGGGGAAAGGGTGAAGGAGACCTTTATGCCGCCGGAGATAAAGCCTTTGATGTCCGGGTTCGGGGTACAGGTAAGAGCTGGAGTAGCGGGGCGGACTGGGTTTTTGCCCCTGACCGGATTACCGGCAGCCGCTTCAGTGCCGGAATCAGTTTTTATCGCTATTCCGCTCACTATGAGGTGAAGGATTCTGAACTTTTTACACCTCTCCGGGCAGTCGATCTGGGAGGGGTGGGAATCGAATTATCTTTCAGGATTTTAATGGGTGCCCAAAGATCATCGGGTGATGAGGGAATATCCCGGCTTCGTAGAGGGGATTATGTGGCCGCATCCCGTTCTTTTGACCAGTACATGAGAACACATCCACGTTCCCTGAAAGTATCCCTGGCCCGGCGGTATAAAGCTTATACCGACTCTATGACATATTTCCAGTATTACCATGAAGGACTTGATTTTCTGAATAACGGCCAGATCCCGGATGCCAGACAGCGTTTTGATATCGCCATTCGTTCGGAAAATATCGAACTTCGCCAGGCGGTCCTTTTTCGCCAGTATCTGTTAGCCGGTCTTTATGTCCGGGAAGCGTTGAAAAAACTCAGCCGGGGGGATTATTTACAGGCAGACGGCCTGATTCAGGAAGCTTTGCATATTTCTCCCCTGATCCGGGAGGATATCCGGGAGGTAATCTCCGAAATAAATCTTCAAAAAGCACTCCGTCTTATCATATCCGGGTTGTATGAGCAGGCGGAATCCTACCTGCTTCTGGCAGAGCAGGAGTATCCGCCAAACAAGGACCGCATCACCCGCCTGAGAGGTGAAATGGCCAAAGCCATGCTTCAGGATCTGAAAAAAGCGATGAAAGAATCGGATATGGTTACTGCAAAATACTTCATGGAGGAATCCGGCCGTATTGACAGGCGATCGGGAGAACTGGCGGATATGTATGCAGATCGGATCATGCAAAGGCTGAACGGTATGGAAAATCAGCTGATGCAGGATAAAAAAGAAAAGGTATTTGAAAGGCTGTGGCTGGAAACTTTTGGCGGGGCCATACCTGAGATGGCCGTTGAAGATATCCATATTAAAATATCCGAAACAAGTGAAGAAATCCGCCAAAAACTGGGGGATCCCCAAAGTATCCGAAACTGGAATCCGGGAACACCCGTCGATTACATGATTTGGACCTATCGACTACAAAAAGATAATCTCTATCTCTATTTTCACAACCATATCCTGATGAAAATCGAACGCTTTCCCCGACCGGAGTAGTTAAGTCTGGTATTTGGGAGCATTTGTAATAATTTCACCAAAGGTCACTTTAATAATACCGGCCACCGGAACGGCAAACATCATTCCCAGAAGTCCCATGAGATTTCCACCGATAATCAAAACAATGAAAACGATGAGAGGATGCAATTCCACGCTTTTTCCCACCAGATAGGGACTGATAAAGGTGTTATCGAGGAACTGGACAAAAGCAAAAACCCCGATGACCAGAACGACAATTAAGAGAGTATTGGGAGGCTGGGACATCAGGACCGATAAAATGGCGGGAATGGCGCCGGCTGTAGGTCCCACATAGGGGATCAGATTGGCAAATCCGGCCCAGATACCGATCAGAATAATATAATTGATTCCGGCATCAAAGATGGTATTTACCAGAAAAAGGCCGATAATGGATGTAATGCCCACACTGGTGGCAGCAAGAAACAAGCCCTGAAGATATGATGAGAGTTGTCTTTGAATTTTATCCATAATATTCAGGGACATTTCAAAATGCTTATTGGGCACAAGACGGATGATCCCTTTTTTAATGGCGCGTTCATCCTTAAGAAAGAAAAAAGTGATAAAGAAGACGAAGAAAAAACCGGACAGGGCGTTAATAAGTCCTTTTCCTACACCCATTAAGAGTCCGGGCAGTTTTTGTTTCAGATTTTCCATGACTTCATTGATCTTTTCCGGAATATCTGTTGTGATGGCATTGACCGGAAGCTTACTGTTCAGAAAATCGATTCCGGACTGAATCCGGTCGTTCAGTGTGTTTTCAACGCTGAAACTCTGAGATAATTGCTGTGCCGCGTTTTCCACCAGGGGAACGATCAGGCTGACCCCCAAGGCAATGAAAAGTAATATAATGAGAATAACCAGGAGTGCGGACAATGCCCGGGGTATTTTGAAACGCTCTAGTTTGTCTACAACGGGATCCAGGAGAGTGAACATTAAGATGGATATAACAATCACCGTGATAATGGTCTGAAGACGGGGGAGGA harbors:
- a CDS encoding AI-2E family transporter; translation: MSLTENQRFIIRLILFIVLAAGFILILPRLQTIITVIVISILMFTLLDPVVDKLERFKIPRALSALLVILIILLFIALGVSLIVPLVENAAQQLSQSFSVENTLNDRIQSGIDFLNSKLPVNAITTDIPEKINEVMENLKQKLPGLLMGVGKGLINALSGFFFVFFITFFFLKDERAIKKGIIRLVPNKHFEMSLNIMDKIQRQLSSYLQGLFLAATSVGITSIIGLFLVNTIFDAGINYIILIGIWAGFANLIPYVGPTAGAIPAILSVLMSQPPNTLLIVVLVIGVFAFVQFLDNTFISPYLVGKSVELHPLIVFIVLIIGGNLMGLLGMMFAVPVAGIIKVTFGEIITNAPKYQT